The DNA window AAGTTCTCATAGAATTAAATCGAGTAGAGCGTGCGGAGCGACTTCTGCATACATCCGCACGCTACCCTAGACTAAATAATTTTACTATTCAAGTTCTAAGCGAACCTGACCGTGTGTGGAGGAACCTAGATACTTAGATTTTTGAATAAGTGTCGACATGGATATAACCTCTTCCGCTGCTTAGATGTAACCGATCAACAAACAAACTTTATTGTAATTTATACCTTTTAGCAAGCAGTCTGAGGAGTCAGCGCAATTATACTTaacaaaatttacattttaatgtAGCTAAAAAATACaagatgcaaaaaaaaatacgcaAATGTCCCGCAATTGATGTAAACTCTGACGAAAGAACAAAAAGTATATAGCAGCTAAGCCAAAGCCTCGTAGTTTTCTATATTTCTGTAGCACCATCAGCAAAAGGATCTCGATCAGAATGAGAGTGTATTGCAGAGGTAACAAGGAGCAAGAAGCAAGTCTGACCAGGTCCAAAAGCCAGCCATCTTGTATACTATGTACTTTACTATAGCATTTGTTGTGGGCGGGCCATTAACGTCGTTCGAGAGTTCTCCTTTCACTCGCTTAACAGGAATCATTTTTCccctttatttgatttgaccCCCGCCTGCTGTACCATGTCATTTACAACCATGTATATTATTGTAATTTCTGTTGCCAGTTGGCTGCGAAAAGTATGCGAAGCGCTGAAAGACTGCCGCCGCGCTACTGAATGCAGCCACGAAAAGTGCCCGCGTTTGCCAGCAACTCCGTCGCTGGGATTCGGTTCCCTCTGGGTAAGTAATCCACCGCAGATCCCAAATCCGGAAAAAGTTGTAACTTTCAGGTGGTCTGAATCGGCTCGTCGCACTTGAGAATGGAATGGATGTTGAACGGTTTCCCCTCTGCAGCATCGTAAATATAcgacttttatttattatttcattttattttcttttattttaatttttacaatCTTTGAATAAAGAAATTTCAGAAAACCAAAGAAAAtgatttttgtttcattttgaatttaaatttcaccAGTGCGCATATGGGGGAAAATAACGGTATTTGGACAATAATTGCTGTGCGAATGTAACCTGATTAGCATGAAACCACACATTCtgttaaatatatttgaataGTTTTGAAAACATTAATTTTGTTGCATTTAATATCAGGCCACTAAAAATCATAATTACTACATATATGGGAACCTTTTTTTACACATTGTGGTTGGTTTGAGTCTTCTCTAAGTGGTGAATGTTTTCCGCGGTATATTTAAGCGGTCGCAGTGCGGTCATACTAATTGCATTTCTTTTGGGCAGGGGGCGTTAACTTGCGAATTAATGACTGTAACTAACTAAAACACCGACTAAAGGCCTCTGAAATGGACTCTACTGCCACTCGAACGCTGCCCTTTGTGTACAAGTACAAAAATCATGAAGGCCAAGACTGCGAATCCCGGCTGGACATCACTTTCCCCTTTGACCAGGAGAATCTGGAGGAGTGTATCACCCAGCTGATGGCTCTCAACCAGATGGACCCCATGATGCGGTACCTGGATGAGAATATCAGTGAGTATCAGCATTTGTGGATAAAGTACGAGCTTAAGTCGTGCTATTCCAATTAGACCTTGAACGGGAGTTGCAGAAATTCGTGGATACGGAGCAGCAAAATTTCCTGGACGACCATGCCGAAAAGCTACTCAAACAGACGGCAAACGAGGAGCTGGATATCGAGGCCATTGTGCGGGACACAGAGAGGCTGTACAAGGAGGAACTACTGCAGTTTGCCGATCGTGTGGGTCCCAGCGATGAGGACATATTCGCCCAGAGCTTCCATCGCCTGGTGCACTCTTCGTCCCTGGAGGACATACTCAAGCGAGAGCGTGCATATGCCAAGGTGGTGTCCGACATGACCGAGCTCATGGACAGCGAGGTGGAGACGCTAAACAACTCTCAGCAGCAGGAGATGGATAGCCAGATAAACCAGTTGGACATCACCACCACCTCGGAGGATATCAACAATTTGCTGGCGCAGCAATATACCACGCAGAATTATGTGCGGAAGCGATACGAATCCGAACTAGAGGCAATGGTGGGTCATCAGAAGAATGAGTATCGAAATTGGATCACCAGTCAGGTCAGTCAGATGTTTCAAGTGTCGCCGGTGACCACGCCGCTGGGCAACCGCTCCTCCATGTTCGTCTCGCAACAGCCCTCCATGGAGGAGAGCTTCACCATTCACCTGGGCTCCCAGCTGAAGCACATGCACAACATACGCATCCTGAGTGCCAATGTCACGGAGCTCTGCAGTCCGCTGCACGCCGAGGAGAGTCTTAATGGCCTTAACATGGCTCTGGGATTGTACTCCAGCTCCCTCTGCGGCGTCGTCGTCCTGTGCCCTTCGATTCAGGCGCAGGCAAACAAGAATATCATTAAGAATGCCAACAAGTCCACCGAGTTCCACTTTGAACAAATCGACGTTCAGATGGAAAAGATCGAGAAGCAGATCAAGAATTTGACCACTGAAGATTCCAGTGGCAGTAGTACTAGCAACAGCAGTGCCGAGGGCAGTGCCACACCCTCGCCGACCAAGAAGAGCGTGACTAGACTGAAAACGGGAGACTTCTTCATCACCAAGCACTCGAATCTCTCGCAAACGCATGTTATTTTTCACCTGATTTCGGACGAACCCATCAACAGTCCCAGTGAGATCAACTCGCGGCATCCGGTGATCTTGGGTTTGCGAAACATCCTAAAGACAGCCAGCAGGCACGACATCACCACGCTGACCATCCCGGCTCTGCTGCGCCACGAGATGAGCGAGGACATGACCGTCCAGTGGTGCATCAGAAGAGCAGAGCTGGTGTTTAAGTGCGCCAAGGGATTTATGATAGAATCAGCCTCTTGGGGCGGAGCTGAGTTAAGGTGGCTATTGAGCTTTTCGAACGTGTGAATGTTTCTGCTAATTGTTTTGCCGATTTCAGCACCTTGCAACTGCTACTGCCTGATGACATATCGGAAAGTTTGTTCACCACTCTGGCGGGAATGGTTCCCAGCGTTTTCCACGTGGCCAATCCCAAGATACTTGTGGACACCAGCAACTAAACTGCGAACACATTCCTCAAACTTCACTTGCAAAAAGACTAAATTATTTGTATGAATATACAATTTTATTCAGATTCAgagttatatatgtatgtatatgcttCGTTATTCGTCGCTTCGCTCAAAAAGTTGTTTTAACTTCAACACACTCAGAATTTTCTGTAAATGTTCCTGTATCAGTTTTTGTCAATTCATCGCAACCTTTTCAAAACTACAACACTACAATGTATAAGTACATATTCtcatatatatagttatatgTTAGGCATAGGTATCATGTGTATATTACTTCGAAATGTAAATGTTTATCTTTGGTTTCGAACCCCCATGCATTTCGTGTTGTGTGTGTATCTCTGTGGATTGTATTTTAGTCTGTTCGGTTATCTATTACGATTATAATAATGATACTTTGAATAACTCTGATCATTAACTTGTAAATATgcttttgaaatatatatttatgtatatctaAACAATTGTATTCTGCGGTATGTTATAGGTTTGTTAACAATAATTAGGTTTTTTCTGTTCATTAACATTTCGGTGTTCAACTATGCTTCGTTTTATTCTTTTTGGATTTAGCCCAGTGCGTTGTTTGTTGTGTCTGTGATTTGCTGCTTTGCAGTGGGAGTAGAGtttcagaaaatatttaattaatgctTCAGTTGTGTATGTGTATTTGATTGGTTTGTCCGGCTTAAGGGTTACATAAAATTAGTGACAAGTGTTAAGGTACAGGAACGGACCGCTTTGAGTTTTTAGGTGCGAGCAATATAATACACATATATCGTATCTCTGGGATCTTTCTTGTGCCTTTAAAAGCACATAGTGGGAGTGGATAATCGCTTTTTGGTACTTTCGGGAACTGGATTTAAAGAATTGACATAAACAGCGTAATTAATTGGTAAAGTAGCtcgtataaataaattacgTTTCTATAGCCGATTGCCAATAAATGCACATTGGAGTAGTATGGCCTTCAGAGCACGATCCCTTGTCTTTGGGAAGCCTGTTCCAGCATAAATTATATTTGATAGTTAAATTATAAGCCGATGCTCTGTCTTACGCAATGTGATTtaataaatactttaaaattaattctgAGAACAGTGCTGTGGTCTGAGCTCTTTTAAGTATACATTCGTGTCGTGATCTATTCAAATTTCGTTAGTTTTTGCTACGTTGAAGAAGAATCTGCTACTGTTCGCATGCCAAAAATGTAATGAAGTATTCTATATATGGGATTTTAGCCTAATACCTGGCGCATGCCTTAAACTACGTCGTATGGGTAGTATGCctaaatatatttagttaaatcagAACATATTCAAAAGTGTACTAAAATTGAAACTatcacaaaaaacaaatacttTCTGAAAAGTACTAAGGTCTATAAACTCAAATAAGTTACGATTTAAGGGTTGAGTATGCAAGTGGGTGTTTTGGTGCCTTAAGGAGTGAGTTTTCGGGGAGCACAATAATATGTAATCCGGTGCGTTTACATTTGACTCTCCTTGCGCCACTGGAAGGTGCCCGACTTGACGCCAATGCTGGAGGAGCCCTGATTGCTGCTGGAAGAGAGTATGTTGTTGGTGCGCCGGATCAACTGGGATGCGGCATCAAAGCGACTGCGGATGAGCCGCATTGCCGGATTGCTGGATACTCCGCTGCgcttgcttttgctgttggaGAAACATAAAAATCCATAAGTTCTTTGATGTTAAATAATTCAGTTTTAGCTTTTTTTACCCCGAGGAGCTGGGCTGGTTTTCCTTGAGGTTGCCCAAAATAATACGCATGTGCGTGTCTCGCGCGAAATGATTATCCGGCAGCTTGGCACCTCCGCCACTGCTGGTTCCGGCCTTCTCATCGTCCACGAAGGCATTTAGACCCGGAAGTTGCCCGGGTGAACTCAATTCGCTGCTGGGCGAGTGAGGGGGCGTAGCGTACAGGGGCGACATGCATTCCATGTCGTACATGTCCGCCTCGTTGGTCATGTTGGATGCTATATGGAGAACAATAATGTTAGCTCAAAGATGGGCTATAGAAGCACTGGTGGACATACCAAGCTGATGCTCGCTGAGATCGGGCAGAACTTGAGAGTGGCGCTGAGCCCCTCCGCCTCCACCACTGGACTTgtgtcctgctcctcctgAACCGGAAGCGTGCTTCGAGTTAACCATCAGATTATTGCGTGAGCTGAGTTTGCTTTGTCGCTGCAATTGCTGTGTGAAGGTAAGCGGCGCTTGCTGTGGGGGATTCCAAGGGATTAGCGATGGGATAACATGACATTAATCTTAAAGGATACTCACATCATTGCTGCTGCCCGTGGATTGACTAGAGATGACGCTCTTGCGCTTATGCAAACTGCTGGTGTCCGACTGCATGGTGTTCTGGTAAAAGTTGTTAGAGCTGTGCGTGGAACTGGAGGCATTGAGGACGTGCAGGTGGCTGCCATTGTGCACGGTGGCCGTGGTGGCTGCTGAGCAGACCGACGAGGCGGAGGCATGTGCCGGATACGGAGCCAGGTTCTGGTGAAGCGGCAGAGCCGGTGGCTGATCCGGAGATCTCAGCATGCTGGCATTGGCATGGAACTTGGGTTCGTTGGGATTGCTAGCTTCATCTACGtttggaaatgggaaaaggaTAAAAGGGAAAGCATTAGTAACAGAGCAAGAGGCTTCTCCTGCGCGATGAACTCTTACTTTTGGTGTAGCTTTCGAAGATCTTCAGGATGCTGGTGCGACTGGACTTGGCTGCCAGCTTAATGGGCGTTCGTCCGCAGTGGTCTGACTTGTAGGGATTAGCTCCGAACTGCAGAAGGGCAATTACACACTTCTCGTGTCCCTCCTGGGCCGATATACCCAAGGCAGTGGCTCCCTGCTTGCAAGCATGATCAGCCAGAGCTCCGTAGTACAGTAGGATGTTCATTACGTCGTGGTTGCCCTGCCAGGCGCACGAGTGCAGTGGGGTTCGAGCCTCCAGGTCCATGGAGTTCACATCCGCTCCAGCCTCGATCAGGGTCTTGACCATGTCAGCATGTCCTTGCCAGGCAGCCACATGCAGAGCCGTCCGTCCTTCGCTGTCCGGAATGTTGACGTCCACGTTGGTCATGTCCAGCAGGTATTTCACAATCTCCAGTTTGTTTTCCAGCGCTAGAATGTAGAGGGTGGTGCGCGAGTCCGCGTCCTTGGAGTTCACATCGCAGCAGAACTTCAGCAAAAACTCCACAGTGTCCATGTGACCCTCCAGGCAAGCCAGTCGGAAGGCAGTCTTTCCATCGTGGGCCTTTTGGTCGACGAAACTTGAGTGGATGTCCAGTAGAGCCTGCACGCAATGGAGGCGTCCCTCCTGAGCGGCCAAGTGCAAGGCGGTCTTTCCCTCGTTGTCGCACTCGTCAATTTTGGCTCCCGACTCAAGCAGTTGCAGGCACACCTCGTGGAATCCCTCAAAGGCGGCATAGTGCAGTGGGGTCCAACCAGCATTATCTCGATGCGTTTCATCCAGTCCCCGATCGAGCAGTTGCCTTACCGTCTCCACATTTCCCTGGGCGGCACCAATGCTTAGCACCGTTCGTCCCTCGGAGTCCATACAATCAATTCCGCAGCCCCAGAAGAGAAGCAACTTCACTACGGTGGCGTGTCCTGCAGTGCAGGCTGCCCACAGTGGCGTGCGACCCATAAAATCGGCGAGATCCGGATCTGCAGCGTTTTCCAGAAGCAACTCGCACACTTCGGCGTTGCCCTCGAAGGAGCTGACCAGAAGTGGCGACATGCCATCGTTGTCCAACTGATCCGTATTAGCGCCATGATCCAGCAGCGTGGATATAACCTTACTATATCCTGAGGATCCACACAGGGCGGCTACGCACAGAGCACTGCGTCCATCAAGGTCCAAGTGATTGACATTAGCACCGTTCTCCAGTAGAATTTCCACGATGTCGTAGTGACCCATATAGGAGGCAGCAATCAAAGAAGTGCGTCCTTGCCGGTCCACTGAATTCACATCAGCCCCCGACTCAATCAGCAGCTTGAGGATATCCTCGTGTCCACTCCAGGCGGCAGCTCTTAAAGCGGTGCGTCCCTCCTTGTCCGCGAGATCAATCTTACAGGCTGGTTGAGCTATGAGTAGACGCACAACCTCACTGTGACCACCCCAGGAGGCGGATCTCAGTGGAGTCCAACCATCGCGATCAGCATGGTTGACATCCACCCTCTTCATCCGTCCAGTTCCATCGTTGCAAGGCTGGGAGAAGCTTAGAAGCAGTTTCACCACCTCGAGGTGACCGTTCCTCGCGGCTATGTTCAGGGCTGTCTGACCATTGTAATCCTCaatctccagatcaattggaCTCTTGCAGGCATTGAGGGCCCTCTCCAGCAGCTGATGATTGCCATCGTTGGCCAGGATGTGGATCAGAGCCTTGCCCTTGTGCAGTTCAATGTGATGGGAATCGGAGAGTTGGTGCAGCGTGCTCGAGGCATTCTCATCCTGACTCTCAGCTGGTGGCTCACTGTGCTCCGAGGGACTACCAGCCCGCTGGGTCTCCATCAGGCAACTCTTCTCGCTGGACAACAGGAGATCCGCCAGCTCGAAGTCAATGTTTTGCGACTTCTCAGAGAGTTCCGGCGACATGAGCGACGACTCGCAGGAGTTCTGGGATTCGGCATTGTTGATGCCCGTCTCAATAAGCAACTTCAGCATCTTGGCGTCTGTGGGCAGGCTGGGCTTAAAGAAATCGCACAGGAACTGGGCGAAGGGTTCGCTCAGCTCGCTGGCCAAGAAGCGCTCCAACATGGCCCGCGTCTTGGGCAGAAAATTGACGTCGTACTTGAAATCGTGCTCGCACTGGGCACAGCAGTTCATCTGGTTCGTGTAGAAGCAGTCGCTTAAATTGAGCCTCGATTCCAGCAACATCAGAATAAGATCCAAGTCCACGTGCCGACTGGTGAGATACTCCCCCGACCTTATGAGATGGTAGGCAAATCTTCGAACTGTGTTCGCACAGAGGGTATCCGCAACTAGTAGGTAGTACATGGAGATCATCACATGACCCTCGTTTACATCGCAGATGAATTTCTTGGTGGCGAACTTGACGTCCACCAACCAATCGGCAAAGGAGTTGTGGAAGATCTTCAGGCGCTGGGCATTGGAATCGTAGGCCAGAATGTTGCGCATCAGTTGCAACCGCTTCTCGAACTCCTGGCAATCGATCGTGTAGTTGTGGGTGCGGAGACAGTTGAACAGGAAGAGCTTGTCCACGTAGCCGGAAGAAGCTAGCAGGACATTTAGCAGAGGTCGGATCTTCATATACTGCTTTTTGTTGAAGGACTTCTGGCAGATGTACAAGTAGAGACCGTTCAGAGTGCAGGGGATCAGCTTGATCTCCCGGAAACTGAAGAAGTTATCCTTGATGCCGTGTAGGACCTTCTCGAGGTAAAGAATGCAGCCATTCGACTTGATGTACAGCTGATGAAGCGACTCGATTATCTCCTTGGTCAGCATGATGCTATCCTTGAAGTCAGAATTCAGCCGGTTGATTATGTACTCCTGAACGTCCTTGACGACGTGGGACTTGCGCAAATCATCCAGCGTGATTTTCTTAAAGCCGGTGAACATCTTGGTGATCTGCTTGGTCTGCTTCTTGGTGGTGCACACAAGGAATAGCCATTTGGGAAACAGGTGGATGTGATTTGACAGCAGCTCGGCCACATTACGACTCTTGTGGTTGGTGACAGTGCCTCTTCCTCCCTTTAAAGTAGAGATGAGGTTCCCCTCGTTGATGTAGTTCTCATCGATTGAATCAATCAACA is part of the Drosophila sechellia strain sech25 chromosome 3R, ASM438219v1, whole genome shotgun sequence genome and encodes:
- the LOC6618780 gene encoding protein C12orf4 homolog, coding for MDSTATRTLPFVYKYKNHEGQDCESRLDITFPFDQENLEECITQLMALNQMDPMMRYLDENINLERELQKFVDTEQQNFLDDHAEKLLKQTANEELDIEAIVRDTERLYKEELLQFADRVGPSDEDIFAQSFHRLVHSSSLEDILKRERAYAKVVSDMTELMDSEVETLNNSQQQEMDSQINQLDITTTSEDINNLLAQQYTTQNYVRKRYESELEAMVGHQKNEYRNWITSQVSQMFQVSPVTTPLGNRSSMFVSQQPSMEESFTIHLGSQLKHMHNIRILSANVTELCSPLHAEESLNGLNMALGLYSSSLCGVVVLCPSIQAQANKNIIKNANKSTEFHFEQIDVQMEKIEKQIKNLTTEDSSGSSTSNSSAEGSATPSPTKKSVTRLKTGDFFITKHSNLSQTHVIFHLISDEPINSPSEINSRHPVILGLRNILKTASRHDITTLTIPALLRHEMSEDMTVQWCIRRAELVFKCAKGFMIESASWGGAELSTLQLLLPDDISESLFTTLAGMVPSVFHVANPKILVDTSN
- the LOC6618781 gene encoding ankyrin repeat domain-containing protein 50 — its product is MSKHTDNDNLRNDIYENLPCQAMYNDSVRKMQQQKSSTQTASSNHNPNANSIGNCDSTPAINKNHPPPVNNMPKEMLYATPLRKSDRYKSGDRTRHVATGNAETKLSNFRDSNRLASARNGNPVQVTDLDADEDDAQGDGVDGCASTSALVGGSKYSSQPSAGTANQHLEDRRILNFLKDTTQLQKKLEITGRDCPNASFSNLAREEHFANLVQQNFSQDVAHHANGETNGSAPEEDGQEAAGGLKTQPTEDTDGNLEALMQRKVSPDKEVNGLVSSAGVEPNNRIVSTVYIHREWVLKKIALCLEQRTAGKKSGPVALGGAASSSYVSARAKAAAISSSSYNGCLVLGSNGSGKTSICQAIMKGNSGTKGILNRKLLACYLIESQNPECHSLSLFMRKIVLQLLSHASLISRDESQRIIDEGFSFLRDEAQQQEFKLDEAMNNISLSENAEELLIEELKRGASECDTKELDNFQSQRTSTVNKAARTTLTRQQSEPAPLQAADAVNPDEKTGSNYGTHPPKRGSRERGDAEQDKDMGSEKEQKQSQEPKETPKSSPAKSKSKIPVKRGRSGSGVLSPSKLATISNGGQSIQQGGGEDIADLNTDQEKHEIEAAIKDDKVEEPQTNNEDKKEDKPEADKELNDLLKEELDKSSQEPKEEVTKEEATADSSVEPLIDFTETKVNGKQEEPQLKPPVPGEKPRISTNTLPPPLPKTKSCRTIIADGYYELLLSNPEILECLSVDNIEKNPDECFKKAFLFPLLELTPPKTALLLLIDSIDENYINEGNLISTLKGGRGTVTNHKSRNVAELLSNHIHLFPKWLFLVCTTKKQTKQITKMFTGFKKITLDDLRKSHVVKDVQEYIINRLNSDFKDSIMLTKEIIESLHQLYIKSNGCILYLEKVLHGIKDNFFSFREIKLIPCTLNGLYLYICQKSFNKKQYMKIRPLLNVLLASSGYVDKLFLFNCLRTHNYTIDCQEFEKRLQLMRNILAYDSNAQRLKIFHNSFADWLVDVKFATKKFICDVNEGHVMISMYYLLVADTLCANTVRRFAYHLIRSGEYLTSRHVDLDLILMLLESRLNLSDCFYTNQMNCCAQCEHDFKYDVNFLPKTRAMLERFLASELSEPFAQFLCDFFKPSLPTDAKMLKLLIETGINNAESQNSCESSLMSPELSEKSQNIDFELADLLLSSEKSCLMETQRAGSPSEHSEPPAESQDENASSTLHQLSDSHHIELHKGKALIHILANDGNHQLLERALNACKSPIDLEIEDYNGQTALNIAARNGHLEVVKLLLSFSQPCNDGTGRMKRVDVNHADRDGWTPLRSASWGGHSEVVRLLIAQPACKIDLADKEGRTALRAAAWSGHEDILKLLIESGADVNSVDRQGRTSLIAASYMGHYDIVEILLENGANVNHLDLDGRSALCVAALCGSSGYSKVISTLLDHGANTDQLDNDGMSPLLVSSFEGNAEVCELLLENAADPDLADFMGRTPLWAACTAGHATVVKLLLFWGCGIDCMDSEGRTVLSIGAAQGNVETVRQLLDRGLDETHRDNAGWTPLHYAAFEGFHEVCLQLLESGAKIDECDNEGKTALHLAAQEGRLHCVQALLDIHSSFVDQKAHDGKTAFRLACLEGHMDTVEFLLKFCCDVNSKDADSRTTLYILALENKLEIVKYLLDMTNVDVNIPDSEGRTALHVAAWQGHADMVKTLIEAGADVNSMDLEARTPLHSCAWQGNHDVMNILLYYGALADHACKQGATALGISAQEGHEKCVIALLQFGANPYKSDHCGRTPIKLAAKSSRTSILKIFESYTKNEASNPNEPKFHANASMLRSPDQPPALPLHQNLAPYPAHASASSVCSAATTATVHNGSHLHVLNASSSTHSSNNFYQNTMQSDTSSLHKRKSVISSQSTGSSNDQAPLTFTQQLQRQSKLSSRNNLMVNSKHASGSGGAGHKSSGGGGGAQRHSQVLPDLSEHQLASNMTNEADMYDMECMSPLYATPPHSPSSELSSPGQLPGLNAFVDDEKAGTSSGGGAKLPDNHFARDTHMRIILGNLKENQPSSSGKSKRSGVSSNPAMRLIRSRFDAASQLIRRTNNILSSSSNQGSSSIGVKSGTFQWRKESQM